In a single window of the Pseudoxanthomonas sp. F37 genome:
- the hisS gene encoding histidine--tRNA ligase, which produces MIKPRTPPGVMELLPREQIAFQRMLDTIRRNYERFGFLPVETPVFELSETLLTKSGGETERQVYFVQSTGALAKEGEGLPELALRFDLTVPLARYVAEHEHELTFPFRRYQIQRVYRGERQQRGRFREFYQCDIDVIGKDALSVRFDAEILAVIHAVFSDLGIGDFTIQLNNRKLMRGFFEAQGVTDSEQQAMVLREVDKLDKRGADYVRQTLTGEGFGMSAGGVDRILDFVAVRSTGHADALARLDALGQGSDTFNQGIAELREVLELVKALGVPESAYCLNFSIARGLDYYTGTVYETQLDGYPQIGSICSGGRYEDLASHYTKSKLPGVGISIGLTRLFWQLREAGLIAGSDESSVQAMVALMDEGQLAESLDIARRLRAAGINTEVQMEGRKLAKQFQYASRAGIRFVVLAGEDERARGAVTVKDLLREQQFEVKREELASSLKVELEQARALAGR; this is translated from the coding sequence TTGATCAAGCCCCGTACCCCGCCCGGAGTGATGGAACTGCTCCCGCGCGAGCAGATCGCCTTCCAGCGCATGCTGGACACCATCCGCCGGAACTACGAGCGCTTCGGCTTCCTGCCCGTGGAAACGCCGGTCTTCGAACTGTCCGAGACCCTGCTGACCAAGTCCGGCGGCGAGACCGAGCGCCAGGTCTACTTCGTCCAGTCCACCGGCGCACTGGCCAAGGAAGGCGAGGGCCTGCCCGAACTGGCGCTGCGTTTCGACCTGACCGTACCGCTGGCCCGCTACGTGGCCGAACACGAACACGAACTGACCTTCCCGTTCCGCCGCTACCAGATCCAGCGCGTCTACCGTGGCGAGCGCCAGCAGCGCGGCCGCTTCCGCGAGTTCTACCAGTGCGATATCGACGTGATCGGCAAGGACGCACTGAGCGTGCGCTTCGACGCCGAGATCCTGGCGGTGATCCACGCGGTGTTCAGCGACCTGGGCATCGGCGACTTCACCATCCAGCTGAACAACCGCAAGCTGATGCGCGGCTTCTTCGAGGCGCAGGGCGTCACCGACAGCGAACAGCAGGCGATGGTGCTGCGCGAAGTCGACAAGCTGGACAAGCGTGGCGCCGACTACGTGCGCCAGACGCTGACCGGCGAAGGCTTCGGCATGTCGGCCGGGGGCGTGGACCGCATCCTCGACTTCGTCGCCGTGCGCAGCACCGGCCATGCCGACGCGCTGGCGCGGCTGGACGCGTTGGGGCAGGGCAGCGACACCTTCAACCAGGGCATCGCCGAACTGCGCGAGGTGCTGGAACTGGTGAAGGCCTTGGGCGTGCCCGAGAGCGCGTACTGCCTGAACTTCTCCATCGCCCGCGGCCTGGATTACTACACCGGCACCGTCTACGAGACCCAGCTGGACGGCTACCCGCAGATCGGCTCGATCTGCTCGGGCGGCCGCTACGAAGACCTGGCCAGCCACTACACCAAGTCGAAGCTGCCGGGCGTGGGCATCTCCATCGGCCTGACCCGCCTGTTCTGGCAGCTGCGCGAAGCCGGCCTGATCGCCGGCAGCGACGAGAGCAGCGTGCAGGCCATGGTGGCCCTGATGGACGAGGGCCAGCTGGCCGAGTCGCTGGACATCGCCCGGCGCCTGCGCGCGGCCGGCATCAACACCGAAGTGCAGATGGAAGGCCGCAAGCTGGCCAAGCAGTTCCAGTACGCTTCGCGCGCCGGCATCCGCTTCGTCGTGCTGGCCGGTGAGGACGAGCGCGCACGCGGCGCGGTGACGGTGAAGGACCTGCTGCGCGAGCAGCAGTTCGAAGTGAAGCGCGAGGAACTGGCCAGCAGCCTGAAGGTGGAGCTGGAACAGGCCCGCGCATTGGCGGGGCGCTGA
- the bamA gene encoding outer membrane protein assembly factor BamA — MLLIPAFHSPLEAQEQPATRAETFVAADIRVEGLQRIAMGTVLTYLPIERGDLVTSSGLAESLRSLYKTGFFEDVRLDRQGDILVVTVTERPAVNKLTLDGNKDIKTEDLLIGLKDIGLSEGDTFNRLSLDRVTQELVRQYNNRGKYTVEITPTVSPLDRNRVDVAIKVEEGKAAKIRHVNVVGAEKFETEDLLENWESKETSWLSWYRRDDQYSKEKLSGDMERLNSWYLDRGYVDFNIDSTQVSISPDKRDMFITAGISEGEQYKISDVKVTGDTVLPKEEIEKLVIVKPEQTFSRILLEMTSDSITATLGNIGHAFAQVNPIPTIDRENRTVAINLQVVPGPRVNVRRIVFKGNTRTSDEVMRREMRQFEGSWFSQVAVDRSRVRLRRLGFFETVDAETSPVPGTDDQVDVVFTVKETTSGSFMFGLGYSQTDGLTTSFELSQNNFTGSGNRIAVSAKRNSYQNAYSFSYTNPYFTDEGLALGYQATWSEIDYSDYNAAQYNTTNTAFQSVFGLPISENDSVSMSLGIDSKQVTVYESYTPQAIIDYIDAVGQRTFHAWRSELGWARDTRNDYFMPTSGMYQRVSADIALPGSTVEYFKINYDLSKYWPLAPWLVMLTRAELGYGDSYGADIKRYICRANGSDPQVSGQTISDGSSGPGGVCGADATLERTLVASGLPFFENFYAGGTRSIRGFEDNSLGPRSEVSSSYPDGQPLGGSFKTIGSVELLFPKLFDSNAARVSAFLDIGNVFDGYKSFDSKELRASTGIALLWRAPVGPISISYSFPVRKEEGDKLERLQFSFGGGF, encoded by the coding sequence ATCCTCCTCATCCCCGCGTTCCACAGTCCGCTTGAAGCACAGGAACAACCGGCCACCCGCGCCGAAACGTTCGTTGCCGCCGACATCCGCGTGGAGGGACTTCAACGCATCGCAATGGGCACGGTCCTGACGTATCTCCCCATCGAGCGCGGCGATCTGGTGACGTCTTCGGGGCTCGCCGAGTCTTTGCGCTCCCTGTACAAGACGGGGTTCTTCGAGGACGTCCGGCTCGATCGCCAAGGCGACATCCTGGTGGTCACGGTCACCGAGCGTCCGGCGGTCAACAAGCTCACGCTGGATGGAAACAAGGACATCAAGACCGAGGACCTGCTCATCGGATTGAAAGACATAGGATTGTCCGAGGGCGATACGTTCAACCGGCTGAGCCTGGACCGGGTGACGCAGGAGCTGGTGCGCCAGTACAACAATCGCGGCAAGTACACCGTCGAGATCACGCCCACCGTCAGCCCGCTGGACCGAAACCGTGTCGACGTGGCCATCAAGGTAGAGGAAGGCAAGGCGGCCAAGATCAGGCACGTCAACGTGGTGGGCGCAGAGAAGTTCGAGACCGAGGACCTGCTGGAGAACTGGGAGTCCAAGGAGACCAGCTGGCTGTCCTGGTACCGTCGCGACGACCAGTATTCCAAGGAGAAGCTGTCCGGCGACATGGAGCGCCTGAACTCCTGGTACCTGGACCGCGGCTACGTGGACTTCAACATCGACTCCACCCAGGTATCGATCAGTCCCGACAAGCGCGACATGTTCATCACCGCCGGCATCAGCGAAGGCGAGCAGTACAAGATCTCCGACGTGAAGGTCACCGGCGACACGGTGCTGCCGAAGGAGGAGATCGAGAAGCTGGTGATCGTCAAGCCCGAGCAGACGTTCTCGCGCATCCTGCTGGAAATGACGTCCGACTCCATCACCGCCACGCTGGGCAACATCGGCCACGCGTTCGCGCAGGTGAACCCCATCCCGACCATCGACCGCGAGAACCGCACCGTCGCCATCAACCTGCAGGTGGTGCCGGGCCCGCGCGTCAACGTGCGCCGGATCGTCTTCAAGGGCAACACGCGCACGTCCGACGAAGTGATGCGCCGCGAGATGCGCCAGTTCGAGGGCAGCTGGTTCTCGCAGGTCGCCGTGGACCGCTCGCGCGTGCGCCTGCGCCGCCTGGGATTCTTCGAGACTGTCGATGCAGAGACGTCACCCGTTCCTGGCACCGACGATCAGGTCGATGTCGTCTTCACTGTAAAGGAGACCACCTCGGGCAGCTTCATGTTCGGCCTCGGATACTCGCAGACCGACGGCCTGACCACCTCCTTCGAGCTCTCCCAGAACAACTTCACAGGAAGCGGCAATCGGATTGCGGTTTCGGCCAAGCGTAACAGCTACCAGAACGCCTATTCGTTCTCCTACACCAATCCGTACTTCACGGACGAGGGGCTGGCGCTGGGCTACCAGGCCACCTGGAGCGAGATCGACTACTCCGATTACAACGCCGCTCAGTACAACACCACCAATACAGCGTTCCAGAGCGTGTTCGGCCTTCCCATCAGCGAGAACGACTCCGTTTCGATGTCGCTCGGCATAGACAGCAAGCAGGTCACGGTCTATGAGAGCTACACGCCGCAAGCCATCATCGACTACATCGACGCGGTGGGTCAGCGCACCTTCCATGCGTGGCGCTCCGAACTCGGTTGGGCGCGCGATACGCGCAATGACTACTTCATGCCGACCAGCGGCATGTATCAGCGCGTGTCAGCCGACATCGCCCTGCCCGGTTCCACGGTCGAGTACTTCAAGATCAACTACGACCTGTCCAAGTACTGGCCGCTTGCACCATGGCTGGTCATGCTCACGCGCGCAGAGCTGGGCTACGGCGACAGCTACGGCGCTGACATCAAGCGCTACATCTGCCGCGCCAACGGCTCCGACCCCCAGGTATCCGGCCAGACCATCTCGGACGGTTCTTCCGGCCCAGGGGGTGTCTGTGGGGCCGACGCCACCCTGGAGCGCACCCTGGTCGCCAGCGGCCTGCCATTCTTCGAGAACTTCTATGCCGGCGGCACCCGCTCGATCCGGGGTTTCGAGGACAACAGCCTTGGCCCCCGATCGGAAGTGTCCAGTTCCTACCCGGATGGTCAGCCACTTGGCGGGTCGTTCAAGACCATCGGATCTGTCGAACTGCTGTTCCCCAAATTGTTCGACAGCAATGCCGCACGAGTCTCGGCCTTCCTGGATATAGGCAACGTGTTCGACGGCTACAAGTCGTTCGACTCCAAGGAACTCAGGGCATCGACGGGCATAGCGTTGCTGTGGCGCGCGCCCGTGGGCCCCATCTCCATCAGCTATTCCTTTCCTGTTCGCAAGGAAGAGGGCGACAAGCTTGAACGCCTGCAGTTCTCCTTCGGCGGGGGCTTCTGA
- a CDS encoding response regulator transcription factor, with translation MTKVLLVDDDADLASLLSQYLLREGFEATMAHDGEAGVSEAISGHYALVVLDIMMPKLSGIDALRCIREKSNVPVLMLTARGDDIDRIVGLNMGADDYVPKPCTPAELVARIRAILRRTERIQMTTAGSAPKPLHAGDLTLFPGSRSATWRGEALELTGTEFSLLEVLVRNSGRLVNRHDISVQAFDRPLTRFDRRIDVHISSIRQKLGVRVDGQPWIKSVRGLGYQLLED, from the coding sequence ATGACCAAGGTGCTTCTCGTCGACGACGATGCCGATCTCGCCTCGCTTCTATCTCAGTACTTACTGAGAGAGGGCTTTGAGGCGACCATGGCCCATGATGGCGAGGCAGGCGTGTCCGAGGCCATATCGGGCCACTATGCGCTCGTGGTTCTCGACATCATGATGCCCAAGCTCTCCGGCATCGATGCGCTGCGGTGCATCCGCGAGAAAAGCAATGTCCCTGTCCTGATGCTTACCGCCCGGGGCGACGACATCGACCGCATTGTCGGCCTGAACATGGGCGCCGACGATTATGTCCCCAAACCATGCACGCCCGCGGAGCTGGTGGCACGTATTCGCGCCATTCTCCGCCGCACCGAACGCATCCAGATGACGACCGCAGGATCGGCACCCAAGCCATTGCACGCCGGCGATCTGACGCTCTTCCCTGGCAGCCGGAGCGCCACCTGGCGCGGCGAGGCACTCGAGCTGACCGGCACGGAATTCAGCCTCCTGGAGGTCCTTGTCCGCAACTCCGGCCGACTGGTCAACCGGCACGACATTTCGGTGCAGGCGTTCGACCGTCCGCTGACCCGCTTCGACCGTCGCATCGATGTGCACATCAGCAGCATTCGGCAGAAGTTGGGCGTGCGGGTCGACGGACAACCCTGGATCAAAAGTGTCCGCGGGCTGGGCTATCAGCTCCTGGAGGACTGA
- a CDS encoding HAMP domain-containing sensor histidine kinase: MFERIPSRLFWKLLLALLISGALSIVGAYIILRLSGHTPPPANEHLRIGIVPLLPFAPLLSITLAVVVTSAGLAWYLSRPLERLKWALRRAAEGRLDTRVHALMSGRRDEIVDLAEDFDRMATRLQQLQESRRILLHDISHELRSPLSRIQAAIGVLEQDPSQTGIMIDRITRESERLDTLIEELLTLHRIEDLTANMVRESVDVIEVLHAVAADAAFEARASARTVSIDAPGRFVMPANADLIYRAFENAVRNAVKFSPPQGDVEIVAVVAPDGTWLDVCILDRGPGVSEEMLETIFHPFTRAGGSESVAGSGLGLAITRRAVEMHGGQVSAARRLGGGLSVRFSIPLSS; encoded by the coding sequence ATGTTCGAACGGATACCGAGCCGCCTGTTCTGGAAGCTCCTTCTTGCGCTGCTGATAAGCGGGGCGCTTTCGATCGTCGGGGCTTACATCATTCTCCGGCTCAGTGGGCACACGCCCCCGCCCGCAAACGAGCACCTGCGCATCGGCATCGTCCCGCTTCTTCCATTTGCACCCTTGCTGTCGATCACCCTGGCTGTCGTCGTGACCAGCGCCGGATTGGCCTGGTATCTGTCGCGCCCTCTCGAACGCCTGAAATGGGCGCTGCGCCGTGCTGCGGAAGGGCGGCTGGACACCCGCGTCCACGCGCTCATGAGTGGTCGTCGCGACGAAATCGTCGACTTGGCCGAGGACTTCGACCGCATGGCGACGCGACTTCAACAACTTCAGGAGTCGCGTCGCATCCTGCTGCATGACATTTCTCACGAATTGCGATCCCCGCTCAGCAGGATTCAGGCCGCCATCGGCGTGCTAGAGCAAGACCCATCCCAGACAGGAATCATGATCGATCGCATCACCAGGGAGAGCGAGCGCCTCGATACGTTGATCGAAGAGCTACTCACCTTGCACCGGATCGAGGATCTGACAGCCAACATGGTCCGCGAGTCGGTTGACGTGATCGAGGTGCTGCATGCGGTGGCTGCAGACGCAGCCTTCGAGGCCCGCGCATCGGCTCGCACGGTGTCCATCGATGCTCCGGGCCGCTTCGTCATGCCCGCCAACGCGGACCTGATCTACCGCGCTTTCGAGAATGCTGTTCGAAATGCGGTGAAGTTCAGCCCACCACAGGGAGACGTCGAAATTGTCGCCGTGGTGGCGCCCGACGGAACGTGGCTCGACGTCTGCATCCTGGACCGCGGCCCGGGCGTGAGCGAAGAGATGCTCGAAACCATTTTCCATCCCTTCACCCGCGCCGGCGGTAGCGAGTCCGTCGCCGGGTCGGGACTGGGGTTGGCCATCACGCGTCGCGCCGTGGAAATGCATGGAGGCCAGGTGTCGGCGGCGCGCCGTCTGGGAGGCGGTCTTAGTGTCCGCTTCTCGATCCCCCTGTCCAGCTGA
- a CDS encoding MarR family transcriptional regulator: MKKDLPKALKALKNSKAHRLAMLLKGLHMALTAGIEEQLRERGIEITRPQALALLMLADNPGASNADLARMAAVSPQTMHQILVRLEREGLVERKPHPYLGRVLTTEVSEKGLDLVARGSAIAQSVVEGATSGLSDQEQDKLISLLGRCLVSMGVEPQPGTMD; this comes from the coding sequence ATGAAGAAAGATCTGCCCAAGGCGCTCAAAGCCCTGAAGAACTCCAAGGCCCATCGGCTCGCCATGCTTCTTAAAGGCCTGCACATGGCGTTGACGGCGGGTATCGAGGAGCAACTGCGGGAGAGAGGCATTGAGATCACACGCCCACAGGCTCTCGCGCTACTGATGCTGGCCGACAATCCTGGGGCGTCGAACGCGGACCTGGCCCGCATGGCGGCTGTATCACCTCAGACCATGCACCAGATCCTCGTGCGGCTGGAGCGCGAAGGTTTGGTTGAGAGGAAGCCGCATCCTTACTTGGGGCGGGTTCTCACGACGGAAGTCTCCGAAAAGGGATTGGACCTTGTGGCGCGGGGTAGTGCGATCGCCCAAAGCGTTGTGGAGGGCGCCACATCGGGGCTGAGCGACCAGGAGCAGGACAAGCTCATCTCGTTGCTCGGGCGGTGCCTGGTATCCATGGGCGTGGAGCCTCAACCGGGAACAATGGACTGA
- a CDS encoding efflux RND transporter periplasmic adaptor subunit, translating into MTNALRRALPFLCALALTACHDTETSAPSASLTVTMATPQERTVVRDVAASGAVAAWEEVAVGVELSGLRVAYVEVEVGSTVNKGDVLLRVDSRTMDSQLAQAQASLAEARTNLDTAQRKARRMRQLADEKMVSLQDAEEAEASRNNANARVNTALASLDAAQVQRDFTVVRAPVDGVVSARSVQPGQVVSAGTELIRLIRDGRLEWRAELPQADLLRVTPGARVRVQSPTGDVEGTIRRVSPSLTPETRTGTIFADLPEPGPLRAGVFAQGRIALAQSKALLVPDEAVVRRDGRTYVFTVDQDNRCRQRNIEVGGSFGSDVEVLKGLDAGERVVAQGAGFLGDGDLVRVVAQAGQAPAAEAGE; encoded by the coding sequence ATGACCAACGCACTGCGGCGCGCCCTTCCCTTTCTCTGTGCTCTGGCACTGACGGCGTGTCACGACACGGAGACCTCCGCACCCAGTGCCAGTCTGACGGTGACGATGGCCACGCCTCAGGAGCGAACCGTCGTCCGTGACGTCGCCGCCTCTGGCGCCGTGGCAGCATGGGAGGAAGTCGCCGTAGGGGTGGAGTTGTCCGGCCTGCGCGTGGCTTATGTCGAGGTTGAAGTCGGCAGTACCGTCAACAAGGGAGACGTGCTGTTGCGGGTCGACTCACGCACCATGGACTCGCAGTTGGCCCAGGCCCAGGCTTCGCTGGCCGAGGCCAGGACCAATCTGGATACGGCGCAGCGCAAAGCACGGCGCATGCGCCAGCTGGCCGACGAGAAGATGGTGTCGCTGCAGGACGCAGAGGAGGCCGAGGCCTCCCGCAACAACGCCAACGCCCGCGTCAATACCGCCCTGGCCAGCCTCGATGCCGCCCAGGTCCAGCGAGACTTCACGGTGGTTCGTGCGCCTGTTGACGGCGTGGTATCGGCCCGAAGCGTGCAACCAGGCCAGGTGGTCTCCGCCGGCACGGAACTCATCCGCCTCATCCGCGATGGCCGCCTGGAATGGCGCGCCGAACTCCCCCAGGCCGATCTGCTGCGCGTCACCCCCGGCGCGCGCGTTCGGGTCCAGTCCCCGACCGGCGACGTCGAAGGCACGATCCGCCGGGTGTCGCCGTCACTGACCCCCGAGACACGGACGGGCACAATCTTTGCTGATCTCCCAGAACCAGGCCCGTTGCGCGCGGGCGTGTTTGCGCAGGGGCGCATCGCCTTGGCGCAATCCAAGGCCCTTCTGGTCCCCGATGAGGCGGTCGTGCGTCGTGACGGGCGCACCTATGTATTTACGGTCGACCAGGACAACCGGTGCCGCCAGCGCAACATCGAGGTGGGCGGTAGTTTTGGATCCGATGTCGAAGTCCTCAAGGGGCTCGATGCCGGCGAACGGGTGGTGGCTCAAGGCGCGGGCTTCCTCGGCGATGGCGATCTGGTGCGGGTGGTGGCGCAGGCCGGACAGGCGCCGGCTGCCGAGGCTGGCGAATGA
- a CDS encoding efflux RND transporter permease subunit, which translates to MNISAWSIRKPLPAVLAFILLTAAGLYAFRQLAISKFPDLTVPTVTVTVNLPGATPSTLETQVTRKIEDAVASIADIDDLTSTINEGVSTTVVAFDLGKNGNIAKDEVRDAVDRIRVDLPSEIEAPIVSLVNVAGDDMITYAVTADGWNDEELSWFIDNAINKRLFGIAGVGAVKRVGGVDREVRVDLRPEALQGFGVSPAQLSQQLAKIQQEQPGGRTTVGGNEQAVRTLATVDDASDLTDYPIFVPDGRKVRLSTLASVHDGHAEVTQLTTLDGTPVIGFSVQRTLGSSEVDVGDAVRESIDALQKEMPRLRFVEVASTTPEAEASYESSMHMLYEGALLAVVVVFWFLRDWRATFISAVALPLSIIPTFAVMYWFGFSLNMITLLALAVVVGILVDDAIVEVENIDRHLGMGKTPLEASLEAADEIGTAVIATSCTLAAVFIPVAFMPGIPGKFFKEFGWTAAAAVLFSLLVARLVTPMMAAYMLKPMPEHKGDSRLMTWYLGWADRALRHRGRTLWLAFWLFVASMAIIPLIKMTFIPGSDGVQSSLMVELPPGSSLQSTQKTAETARALIADIPEIEHIFITSGAGGSSGGPGGASVAEVRKATLTLRWKDDRDRSQAELEAQVRDRLSDLPGVRLSFQGGEPGRATSLVLAGDDPVRLAEVSRDVEREIRQLPGLGTVSSSAALVRPELIVRPDAAKASDLGVSTAEIAAVTRVATRGDYEQYLAKLNLPERQVPIRVQLQESALSDPSLLGQLRVATAAGASVPLSAIADVTTESGPSQIARFDRQRNVTITVDLNGQPLGDVDKQIKALPSLQNLPEGVQLQATGDAEIFEEMFSGFVVAMIAGIFCVYGVLLLLFNHASQPLTILVAVPLAAGGAFGALLLTGTDISLPVLIGLILLIGIAVKNSILLVDYAVIAEKTLGLSRHEALIDACHKRARPVIMTTLAMGAGMLPIALGFVADSSFRAPMAITVIGGLLTSTVLSLVVVPAAFTLVDDVETWLLRKMGRSGQAA; encoded by the coding sequence ATGAACATTTCCGCGTGGTCCATCCGCAAGCCATTGCCGGCCGTCCTGGCCTTCATCCTGCTGACCGCCGCGGGACTGTATGCATTTCGCCAGCTCGCGATCTCCAAATTCCCCGACCTGACCGTTCCCACGGTCACCGTGACGGTCAATCTGCCGGGCGCCACCCCGAGCACGCTCGAAACCCAGGTCACCCGCAAGATCGAAGATGCCGTTGCCAGCATTGCGGATATCGATGATCTGACGTCCACCATCAATGAGGGCGTATCCACCACCGTGGTCGCATTCGATCTGGGGAAGAATGGCAACATCGCCAAGGACGAGGTGCGCGATGCGGTGGACCGGATTCGCGTCGACCTCCCCAGCGAAATCGAAGCGCCGATCGTCTCGCTGGTCAATGTGGCCGGCGACGACATGATCACCTACGCCGTGACAGCGGATGGATGGAACGATGAAGAGCTCAGCTGGTTCATCGACAACGCGATCAACAAGCGTCTGTTCGGCATCGCCGGCGTCGGCGCGGTCAAGCGCGTGGGCGGCGTGGATCGCGAGGTCCGCGTGGATCTTCGCCCCGAGGCCTTGCAGGGGTTCGGCGTCAGTCCCGCACAACTGTCCCAGCAACTGGCGAAAATACAGCAGGAACAGCCCGGCGGCCGCACCACCGTGGGCGGCAATGAGCAAGCAGTACGCACCCTGGCCACGGTCGATGATGCTTCGGACCTGACCGACTATCCGATCTTCGTGCCCGATGGCCGCAAAGTCCGCCTGTCGACCTTGGCCAGCGTCCATGACGGCCACGCAGAAGTCACGCAGCTGACCACCCTCGACGGCACGCCCGTGATCGGCTTCTCCGTCCAGCGCACCCTGGGCTCGAGCGAAGTCGATGTGGGCGACGCGGTGCGCGAAAGCATCGACGCCCTCCAGAAAGAGATGCCGCGCTTGCGCTTCGTGGAGGTTGCCTCCACCACGCCCGAGGCCGAAGCCTCCTACGAGTCCTCCATGCACATGCTGTACGAGGGTGCGCTCCTCGCCGTCGTGGTCGTGTTCTGGTTTCTTCGTGACTGGCGCGCGACGTTCATCTCCGCCGTCGCCCTGCCCTTGTCCATTATCCCGACGTTTGCCGTGATGTACTGGTTCGGGTTCAGCCTCAACATGATCACGCTCCTGGCGCTGGCCGTGGTCGTGGGCATCCTGGTGGATGACGCGATCGTCGAGGTGGAGAACATCGATCGCCACCTCGGGATGGGAAAAACCCCATTGGAAGCGTCACTGGAAGCAGCGGACGAAATCGGTACGGCGGTCATCGCCACGTCGTGCACGCTGGCCGCCGTCTTCATCCCTGTGGCGTTCATGCCAGGGATCCCCGGAAAGTTCTTCAAGGAATTTGGCTGGACCGCGGCGGCCGCGGTGCTCTTCTCCCTGCTGGTTGCCCGCCTCGTCACTCCCATGATGGCCGCCTACATGCTCAAGCCCATGCCTGAGCACAAGGGCGACTCCAGGCTCATGACCTGGTATCTGGGATGGGCCGACCGCGCCCTGCGCCATCGCGGGCGCACGCTCTGGCTGGCTTTCTGGCTGTTCGTGGCCTCCATGGCCATCATCCCCTTGATCAAGATGACCTTCATCCCGGGTAGCGACGGCGTCCAAAGCTCGCTGATGGTGGAGCTGCCGCCGGGAAGCTCCCTGCAGTCCACTCAGAAGACGGCGGAAACCGCACGCGCACTGATCGCCGACATCCCGGAAATCGAACACATTTTCATCACCTCTGGCGCAGGCGGCAGCAGCGGTGGCCCCGGCGGCGCATCTGTGGCGGAGGTTCGCAAGGCGACATTGACCCTCCGCTGGAAGGACGACCGTGACCGCTCTCAGGCCGAACTGGAAGCCCAGGTACGGGACCGTCTCTCGGACCTCCCGGGCGTTCGCCTGAGCTTTCAAGGAGGCGAACCGGGACGGGCGACCTCCCTGGTGCTGGCAGGCGACGACCCCGTCAGGCTCGCAGAAGTCTCACGCGACGTGGAGCGCGAGATCCGCCAGTTGCCGGGCCTGGGCACCGTCAGTTCCTCAGCTGCACTGGTGCGTCCGGAACTGATTGTGCGGCCCGATGCGGCGAAAGCGTCCGATCTCGGCGTATCGACAGCCGAAATCGCCGCGGTGACGCGCGTGGCCACGCGCGGCGACTACGAGCAGTACCTGGCCAAGCTCAATCTGCCGGAGCGCCAGGTTCCCATCCGTGTCCAACTGCAGGAGTCCGCCCTGTCCGACCCCAGCCTGCTGGGCCAGTTGCGCGTCGCTACCGCGGCGGGCGCAAGCGTGCCGCTGTCCGCCATTGCGGATGTCACCACCGAAAGTGGTCCCTCGCAGATCGCGCGCTTCGACCGCCAACGCAACGTGACCATCACCGTGGACCTCAACGGGCAGCCGCTGGGTGACGTCGACAAGCAGATCAAGGCGCTGCCCTCGTTGCAGAACCTGCCAGAGGGTGTGCAGCTGCAAGCCACGGGCGACGCGGAGATCTTCGAAGAAATGTTCTCCGGCTTCGTTGTAGCCATGATCGCAGGCATCTTCTGTGTGTATGGCGTGCTGTTGCTGCTGTTCAACCATGCCAGCCAACCCTTGACCATCCTGGTCGCCGTTCCGCTGGCTGCAGGCGGCGCGTTCGGTGCGCTTCTTCTGACGGGGACGGACATCTCACTTCCGGTACTGATCGGTTTGATCCTGCTGATCGGCATTGCGGTGAAGAACTCCATCCTGCTGGTCGACTATGCCGTCATCGCAGAGAAGACGCTGGGCTTGTCGAGACACGAAGCCCTGATCGATGCCTGCCACAAGCGGGCGCGCCCCGTGATCATGACGACGCTGGCCATGGGTGCGGGCATGCTTCCGATTGCGCTTGGCTTCGTGGCCGACTCGAGCTTCCGTGCACCCATGGCCATCACCGTCATTGGCGGCCTGCTGACATCCACTGTGCTGAGCCTGGTGGTGGTGCCGGCCGCATTCACCCTGGTCGACGACGTGGAGACCTGGTTGCTTCGCAAGATGGGCCGCAGCGGACAGGCAGCATGA